The genome window ATGATGTACTGTAGTGCGTAGTATTATGATTTCTACAAAACGTGATAATACGCGGGCTGTATCAGCGATTGTTTCACTATTACCAAGCTGCATTTCAGATCCCGTTAACATGATTGTTTCTCCACCAAGTTGACGCATACCAAGATCAAATGAAACTCGGGTTCGTGTAGAGGGTTTTTCAAAAATCATTGCTAGTGTTTTACCAGCAAAAGGTTTTGAACTTTTCCCTACTTTAAAAGCGGTTTTGAGAATTTTTGCGTAATCGATAAGAGCGCGTGCTTTTTGTGGAGTCAAAATAGATATGTCGGTGAAGTGGCGAAGGGCATTTGTCATAAATATTATACTTGTCTTTTTTTGTTTGTTTGCGAAAGATGAGCAATTGCTTTTTCAATACGATGCAAACCTTCATATATTTCTTCTTCAGTGATTATAAGGGGAGGCAATAAGCGAACGATATTATGGCGAGCCCCAACACTTAAAATACGTTCGTTATCAAGTGCAGTGATAACCTCGTTTTGAGGAATAACACATTGCATACCCATCATAAGGCCTATACCTTGAATTGCACAAATAATATCAGGATAGGTGTTAAAAATATTTAAAAGTCCTTCTTTTAGCTTACTACCCATATGTTGAACATGATCAAGAAAACCAGGTTCTAAGAGAATATCAAGAACATTATTGCTTACAGTTATGCCAAGAAGATTGCCTCCAAAGGTTGTACCGTGGGTTCCTGGTGTCATGCTTTTTGCTGCTTTTTCTGTTGCAAGACAAGCTCCTAATGGAAAACCACCACCCAATCCCTTGGCAAGAGTGAGAATATCAGGTGTGATGTCATGCCATTCATATGCAAAAAGTTTTCCTGTGCGTCCGATTCCGGTTTGAACTTCATCTAAAATCAATAACAGTTGATTTTCATCGCATAATTTGCGCAGCATTTTTAAAGTTTCATAAGAGACTGTTCGCAATCCTCCTTCTCCTTGAATCGGTTCGATAAGAATAGCTGCAGTGTTTTTATTGATGGCATTACGTAAAGCTTTTTCATCATCAAAAGGTACTTGAATAAAGCCACAAACTTTTGGACCAAAACCCTCAAGGTATTTTTTTTTCCCGCTAGCAGCAATCGTTGCAAGTGTACGACCGTGAAATGCACCTTCAAAAGTGATGATTTCGAATCGTGTTGGTTGACCCGATGTATAATGATAACGGCGAGCAGTTTTGAATGCGCATTCCAATGCTTCAGCGCCAGAATTGCAGAAAAAAACTTTATCAGCAAAGCTATTAGCACAAAGACGTGCAGCGAGTGATTCTTGTTCAGGTGATTCAAAAAGATTAGAAACGTGCCAAAGTTTTTCCGCTTGTATTTTAATGGCATCAACAAGCTTTGGGTGTGTATGTCCTAGAACATTAACAGCAATGCCAGATGTAAAATCAAGATAACTTTCTCCTTTATCAGATATAAGCCATACACCCTTTCCTTGTGTAAAATGCAAGTTGCGTCGAGCAAAGTTGTTATAAAGTGATTGCGGAGGCTTAGTCTTCATAATGATATTCTTGATTTTAAATACTGCAATACGACATACGAAAGTTATGCTATGTTTATTAAAACATTGATAATCTGTTTTATTGTAATAGACTATCATGCTAATTGATAAAAAATCAATTAAGGTTTCGAAAAGGTATGTTTATGTGAAAAAATCAGAGTTAAAATAAAAATTTTTCTATGATCTATTTGCAAGTTGGGGAAAACTTTTTAAAAGAATATGAGCGAGCCATAATGGCTCTTGTCATAGAGTCAGTCCATATTATAGTAAGCGAAGTTATGTTTTTGTTTATAAATTTCGCGATTTGAGTAAAATATTATGCATTTGGTTAGGTTGAAAGGTTTTTTATTAAGTTGTTCAAATACGATTAAATATTTGAAGATACAATTAAAATTTTTTAGTGAGATAATTGAAATGGAGTTCTAGTATGGGATGGACATGTGAGCGCGTTGAACTTCTTAAGAAGCTTTGGAGTGAAGGTTTAAGTGCAAGTCAAATTGCAGCTCAGTTGGGTGGAGTCAGCAGAAATGCTGTGATTGGTAAAGTACATCGGCTAAAATTACCAGGACGGGGTAAGATAACGCAAGTAGTGTCACGTGTACAAAAAGTATTAACAGGTGTTAATTCATCAGCGCCGAGGATGCGTCGTGCGACATCATCAATGTTACAAGATAACGGTTCTTCTTGCAATTCTGAAGCAGCAAATTTAAGAATGGAGTCTGTTATTGAGAATGTGACAGAAGCAGACATACCTGAAAAATCAAATGTAGTTGTTCCTATGTCACGTAATCTTAATCTTTTACAATTGAATGAAAATACATGTAGATGGCCTGTTGGGGATCCTCTATCATCGAGTTTTCATTTCTGTGGTGCTGATTCTAGCGAAAGTAGTCCTTATTGTGATTTTCATGCTAAAATAGCATTTCAACCAGTATCAGAAAGACGGAGACTAAGAATATGATATCTACAAATAGTCAATTCTTTGTATACTTTAAATGTTTAATTTAGACTGTATCAATTATTTTGTTGTGAAGGAAGTTTTTATTTACTCTAAACTTAAAGAAAAAAGTGTAGTGAGAATAAAGTTATACTTTTAGTAGATATTTTAATTAATTTTTATTTTAAAGTATTTATTAATACTAGTGAATATAAGTTGAGACAATCATTAATATTTTTACTGACGCAATGTAATCTTTTCACTCATTTCAATAGTGTGTTTTATTATTAAAATTAAGTGTTCTTTTGTGAGTGAGTAAACAATTTTACATCGATTTTCCTATTTGTGTGCCATGAGTTACTATGGTTAAATTGCTTTTAAAATGAATTTAGTTTGTAGTTATAGCTTTTTCGATTTTTGGCAGGATTTCTTTCTGATAAATTTGCCACGTTAGAGGGCCTGTATGTTTCCCGATGATAATACTCTCTTTGTTTAAGATAAAGATTTC of Bartonella sp. JB63 contains these proteins:
- a CDS encoding aspartate aminotransferase family protein: MKTKPPQSLYNNFARRNLHFTQGKGVWLISDKGESYLDFTSGIAVNVLGHTHPKLVDAIKIQAEKLWHVSNLFESPEQESLAARLCANSFADKVFFCNSGAEALECAFKTARRYHYTSGQPTRFEIITFEGAFHGRTLATIAASGKKKYLEGFGPKVCGFIQVPFDDEKALRNAINKNTAAILIEPIQGEGGLRTVSYETLKMLRKLCDENQLLLILDEVQTGIGRTGKLFAYEWHDITPDILTLAKGLGGGFPLGACLATEKAAKSMTPGTHGTTFGGNLLGITVSNNVLDILLEPGFLDHVQHMGSKLKEGLLNIFNTYPDIICAIQGIGLMMGMQCVIPQNEVITALDNERILSVGARHNIVRLLPPLIITEEEIYEGLHRIEKAIAHLSQTNKKRQV
- a CDS encoding GcrA family cell cycle regulator; the protein is MGWTCERVELLKKLWSEGLSASQIAAQLGGVSRNAVIGKVHRLKLPGRGKITQVVSRVQKVLTGVNSSAPRMRRATSSMLQDNGSSCNSEAANLRMESVIENVTEADIPEKSNVVVPMSRNLNLLQLNENTCRWPVGDPLSSSFHFCGADSSESSPYCDFHAKIAFQPVSERRRLRI